The Limnospira fusiformis SAG 85.79 genomic interval AAAGTCACCCTGGTGGGATTTGGTTCTTTTGAAGCCAGGAAACGTAAGGCGCGCGAAGGCCGTAACCCCCAGACCGGCGAAAAAATGGATATTCCTGAAACTTGGGTTCCGGCTTTCTCGGCAGGAAAACTGTTTAAGGAGAAGGTCGCTGATAAATAGTCGTCCATAACCCACCACTAATCAGGATACCGATTTAGTGGGGGTCTGCACGGAGGGAGATTGATGAACAGACCCAGCCACGGGGGAAATTTGATGTGGGCGGCTTCGATCGCTGATTGTCCGCCATCGGAAATTGTCGATTTCTCGGCTAGTATTAATCCCCTCGGCCCTCCGTTAACGGCGATCGCCGCTTTGAATACTCATCAGGGGCAGATTAAAACCTATCCTCAGCCCGATTATATGGACCTGCGACAGGCTGTAAGTCGCTTTCATGAAGATTTACCGGTTGAATGGATTTTGCCGGGAAATGGGGCGGCTGAATTGCTGACTTGGGCGGGCCGGGAGTTGGCACAAATGGGGGCTACATATCTGCTGACTCCGGCTTTTGGGGACTATCGGCGATCGCTCAATGCTTTTAATGCTAGGGTGATTGAATGCCCTATTAGTCTTGAGGGTGGCGATAAGGTCCAATTTGATGGGTTGGGGGAATTAGAGGAAAGGGCGGGACTATTGCTGAATACTCCCCACAATCCCACGGGTATATTACTACGGCCAGAGTTGATTTTGCCCCTGTTGGAAAGGTTTGCTTTGGTGGTGGTTGACGAGGCTTTTATGGATTTTCTGCCACGGTCGGCACAAACTAGCTTAATCGAGAGGGTGGCAGATTTTCCTAATTTGGTGATTTTGCGATCGCTCACTAAGTTTTACAGTCTGCCTGGTTTAAGATTAGGATATGCGATCGCTCACCCAGACCGCCTAAATTTGTGGCGACAGTGGCGAGACCCTTGGTCTGTGAATAATTTAGCCGTGGCG includes:
- a CDS encoding HU family DNA-binding protein yields the protein MNKGELIDAVAEKAGVTKKQADAVLSAALESVIDAVATQEKVTLVGFGSFEARKRKAREGRNPQTGEKMDIPETWVPAFSAGKLFKEKVADK
- the cobD gene encoding threonine-phosphate decarboxylase CobD, with the translated sequence MNRPSHGGNLMWAASIADCPPSEIVDFSASINPLGPPLTAIAALNTHQGQIKTYPQPDYMDLRQAVSRFHEDLPVEWILPGNGAAELLTWAGRELAQMGATYLLTPAFGDYRRSLNAFNARVIECPISLEGGDKVQFDGLGELEERAGLLLNTPHNPTGILLRPELILPLLERFALVVVDEAFMDFLPRSAQTSLIERVADFPNLVILRSLTKFYSLPGLRLGYAIAHPDRLNLWRQWRDPWSVNNLAVAAGIAVLGDRAFEEKTHHWLSINRPQLYQELGKITGLYPYPGVANFLLVRCQSSVSELQTQLLKDYRILIRDCLSFPELGDNYFRVAIRTEADNQYLINALKNVLIT